From one Trifolium pratense cultivar HEN17-A07 linkage group LG1, ARS_RC_1.1, whole genome shotgun sequence genomic stretch:
- the LOC123902924 gene encoding WD repeat-containing protein 44-like: protein MARFIEEEVQFFDAQDDDIMLTSDVKGIIDKPEVDSGFPMDLLKDFGYDLWTRSPGSVRDRRSQFIKWMELSLDKKNIENLDSGVGSNEDQVDVDEVNKMKDGVGSVNKSSGFTDDFFSSKSSMSCSSSMESSEFVGLVEESACQDRNLDSGVGTNEDQVGNHREINDRLVVSDESQKTADVSRTYQREIGKESEETGGFNSWKTRAKKAWLRKLNSMKSKMEELQGEFDNKKHEGGVPLSGCRIQRVKVRHCKKQRKELSALYIGQDIKAHEGPIFTMKFSPDGQYLASAGEDGIVRLWQVVEDERHNEIDIPEVDTSCIYFTVNDLSELTPLFTDKDKIRNVKNLKKTSDSACVIFPPKVFRLLEKPLHEFHGHKGEILDLSWSNNNYLLSSSVDKTVRLWQVGHDCCLKVFSHSNYVTCIQFNPVDNNYFISGSIDGKVRIWAIPDCHVVDWTDVKEIVTAVCYRPDGQGGIIGSLTGNCWFYNVSDNNHLQMQSQLCLLGKKKPPGRGITGFQFLPQDFNKVMVTCADSQVRIIEGLNVVGKFKGLNTGSLMSASFTSDGKHILSACEDSNVYMWNVGDDEFHTTKVKKIKSCEHFYSNASVAVPWCGLKSANIENLKQLDALNKRSPQAVCLEPPSSFSLSQDFFLDSIPKGSATYPEEKLPSSPRSKNSAMHKSAYKFLKSSCKSTSNCHAWGLVIVTAGWDGRIKSFHNYGLPVLV from the exons atggcCAGGTTCATTGAAGAAGAAGTTCAATTTTTTGATGCACAAGATGATGATATTATGTTAACCTCAGATGTAAAGGGTATTATTGACAAACCTGAAGTTGATTCTGGTTTTCCTATGGATTTGTTGAAAGATTTTGGATATGACTTGTGGACTCGGAGTCCGGGTAGTGTTCGAGATCGAAGGAGTCAGTTTATAAAGTGGATGGAATTGAGtttggataaaaaaaacattgagaATTTGGACAGTGGAGTAGGGTCTAATGAGGATCAGGTAGATGTAGATGAGGTGAACAAAATGAAAGATGGTGTTGGGAGTGTGAACAAAAGTTCCGGTTTTACTGATGATTTCTTTTCGAGTAAGTCATCAATGTCTTGTTCGTCTTCCATGGAATCTTCGGAGTTTGTTGGTTTGGTGGAGGAATCAGCATGCCAAGATAGGAATTTGGACAGTGGAGTAGGGACTAATGAGGACCAGGTAGGGAACCATAGGGAGATTAATGATCGGTTGGTGGTTTCAGATGAATCCCAGAAAACAGCCGACGTGTCTCGAACTTACCAACGCGAGATTGGTAAGGAGTCCGAGGAGACAGGTGGGTTTAATTCGTGGAAGACGAGGGCTAAAAAGGCTTGGTTAAGAAAATTGAATTCAATGAAATCCAAGATGGAGGAACTCCAAGGAGAATTTGATAACAAGAAGCACGAAGGCGGTGTTCCATTATCAGGTTGTAGGATTCAGAGAGTTAAAGTCCGTCATTGCAAGAAACAAAGAAAGGAACTTTCGGCTCTTTATATAGGACAAGATATTAAAGCGCATGAAGGACCAATTTTCACAATGAAATTTAGTCCTGACGGACAGTATCTTGCTAGTGCCGGCGAAGATGGAATCGTGCGATTGTGGCAAGTGGTTGAGGATGAGAGACATAATGAAATTGACATTCCAGAAGTTGATACATCCTGCATTTACTTTACGGTGAATGATCTGTCGGAATTGACACCCTTGTTTACGGATAAGGATAAAATCAGAAATGTGAAGAATCTAAAAAAGACATCAGATTCGGCGTGCGTCATTTTTCCTCCTAAGGTTTTTCGGTTATTGGAGAAACCATTGCATGAGTTCCATGGTCATAAAGGCGAAATTTTGGATCTCTCTTGGTCAAATAATAAT TATCTGCTGTCATCTTCAGTTGATAAAACTGTTCGCCTATGGCAAGTGGGACATGACTGCTGCTTGAAAGTTTTCTCACACAGTAATTATG TGACATGCATACAATTCAACCCCGTGGATAATAATTATTTCATTAGCGGATCAATAGATGGAAAAGTTCGTATATGGGCGATTCCTGATTGTCATGTTGTTGATTGGACTGATGTCAAGGAAATCGTCACTGCAGTGTGTTATCGACCCGATGGACAG GGAGGGATTATTGGCTCCTTGACAGGCAATTGTTGGTTTTACAATGTATCAG ATAATAATCACCTACAGATGCAATCACAACTATGCTTACTTGGTAAAAAGAAACCTCCAGGGAGAGGAATAACCGGATTTCAG TTTCTTCCTCAAGATTTTAATAAAGTTATGGTTACCTGTGCTGATTCACAAGTCAGAATCATTGAAGGGCTTAATGTCGTTGGCAAATTCAAAG GCCTTAATACAGGAAGCCTAATGTCCGCATCGTTTACTTCGGACGGAAAACACATTTTATCAGCCTGTGAAGACTCCAATGTATATATGTGGAATGTTGGTGACGACGAGTTTCACACCACGAAAGTCAAGAAGATCAAGTCATGCGAGCATTTTTATTCAAATGCATCTGTGGCGGTACCTTGGTGTGGTTTGAAATCTGCAAACATCGAAAACTTGAAACAATTGGATGCCCTAAATAAGAGGTCACCTCAAGCTGTATGCCTCGAGCCACCGTCTTCTTTTTCTCTAAGCCAAGATTTTTTCTTAGATTCTATTCCGAAAGGTTCCGCAACTTATCCCGAGGAGAAACTTCCTTCAAGTCCTAGGAGTAAAAATTCTGCAATGCACAAATCTGCATACAAGTTCTTGAAATCTTCATGCAAGAGTACTTCCAATTGTCATGCATGGGGTCTAGTCATCGTTACTGCCGGTTGGGACGGGCGAATAAAATCATTCCACAATTACGGATTACCTGTTCTCGTTTGA